The Psychrobacter arenosus region CGGGCATGACCTGTGTGAATGTCTTAACGGTACGCGGTGGCCGGGTCTTAGGGGGTAAAAATTACTTCCCCGATGTCGATAGCAGCGAGCCATTACCAGAAAACTTATCCGCCTTTATCACCTCGTTTTATTTTCAAGTTACCGATGATTTACCGGCTGAGATTATCTTAAGCCATGAATTGCCAGATCAACAGGCGGTCAGCGAAGCGTTAGCCACCCATTTCGGCAGTAAAGTCGCGATTAAAACGAGTGTGCGTGAGCACCGTGCCGAGTGGTTAGATTTGGCGAAATTAAATGCCAATAATGCGCTAAAAACTAAGCTAGGCGATTATTTAGAATTAATGAACCGCTTTAAAGTGTTAAAAGAAACCTTAAAGGTGGTGACAGAGAGACCTATCGATCGGATTGAATGTTTTGATATTTCGCATACGATGGGGGAGGCGACCATTGCCAGCTGTGTGGTCTTTGACCAAGGCGGCGCGCGCCGTCGCGACTACCGTCAGTATGCTATCCATGATATTCAAGGTGGCGATGACTATGCCGCGATGAAGCAAGCGTTAACCCGACGCTATAAAAAACAACCCTTACCGGACCTCCTATTGATTGATGGCGGTAAAGGTCAGTTAAATATGGCTAAAGAAGTGCTGACAGAGCTGGGCATTTTAGACGAAACTCTGTTGATTGGGGTAGCCAAAGGGGAAGGGCGAAAGGCAGGCTTAGAGGTCTTGCATTTCCTCTATCATGAGCCGCTCGACTTACCGATGGACAGTAAGGCGCTGCATTTGCTAATGCATATCCGGGATGAGGCGCACCGTTTCGCCATCACTGCGCACCGTAAAAAACGCGATAAACGCCGGTCTTCTTCGGTGTTAGAAGTAATTCCAGGTCTGGGTGAAAAACGCCGCCGTGATTTGCTCAATCACTTTGGTGGTCTACAGCAACTATTGGGAGCGTCGCAGCAAGAATTGGGCGGGGTACCGGGGATTGGTCCGGTGTTAGCGAAGACGATTTATAAAGTATTGCATGAATAGGGGGCGTTAAAGTTACCCATAAAAAACGGGCCATGATTATTCGTGGCCCGTTTTTTTTGCTTTATTTTTATTGCCCACTTTACTCTTAAATGACTTGTCAAATCCCTCCCCAGCCCTCCCTTTACAAAAGGGAGGGGGGAGAATCTATTGAGATGTTAAAAGATTTATAGTCCCCCTTTTCAAAAGGGTGAGAAGCACTGCTTCGCAAGAGGGGGATTTTTTTAGTCATTAATAAATATTTTATTTCTTATCCCAAATTCAGAGTTAAATAGTTATCAAGCTTTTTTCTGATAAGTCACAAAGCGGTAGCTAAGCCCACTCTTTTCATCGGTAACCGGTGCAGACTCAGCAACTTTTTCAAAATCGCTAGGAATCTCGGGATAAAAAGCCTCCCCATTCTCAATACTGGTGTCGACCAAGGTCAGCTCGATACGATCGGTAAACATCAGCGCATTTTTAAAGACTTTCTCGCCACCGATGATCCAAATGGTATCAAATTTTAAACCATGCGCTAGGTTGGCGGCATGAGTCAAAGCATCATCTAAATTATGCACCACATGCACGTCTTCGCGGTCGCTTAACCCGTGTTGTTCAGCGTAATCCAATTGTGTGGTGACTACAAAATTGACGCGTTTTGGTAGCGGTTTTGATCCCATCGATTCAAAGGTTTTACGGCCCATAATCACGATACCGTTAAAGCCAGAATCAGCGTATTCGTTGGTTTCTGCGGTGGTTAAAGCTTTGAAATGCTGCAAATCGCCAGAGATATGCCAAGGCAACTGGTTTTCT contains the following coding sequences:
- the uvrC gene encoding excinuclease ABC subunit UvrC; protein product: MVNAPGTVNAPATLTAPADDKQARLKHLIKRLPNLPGVYKMLGKNGDILYVGKAKSLKSRVNSYFAKTIDHPKTRALVARIHNIETIITRSETEALLLEQNLIKEYRPPYNVLLRDDKSYLYVFISADQPYPRLAYGRGKGNHQKGKFFGPFPSAHAAKETLVMMQKMFQMRQCTNTFFRQRKRPCLEYQIKRCRAPCVGFVTPEEYAEDVNNTIRFLKGDSSDIHNALIAKMEKAADDLDFEQAVFYRDQLSMLREVQARQAVYTIKGEADVIAIGSQAGMTCVNVLTVRGGRVLGGKNYFPDVDSSEPLPENLSAFITSFYFQVTDDLPAEIILSHELPDQQAVSEALATHFGSKVAIKTSVREHRAEWLDLAKLNANNALKTKLGDYLELMNRFKVLKETLKVVTERPIDRIECFDISHTMGEATIASCVVFDQGGARRRDYRQYAIHDIQGGDDYAAMKQALTRRYKKQPLPDLLLIDGGKGQLNMAKEVLTELGILDETLLIGVAKGEGRKAGLEVLHFLYHEPLDLPMDSKALHLLMHIRDEAHRFAITAHRKKRDKRRSSSVLEVIPGLGEKRRRDLLNHFGGLQQLLGASQQELGGVPGIGPVLAKTIYKVLHE
- a CDS encoding dihydrofolate reductase, giving the protein MSYAHTQVAQIAAISNERCIGKENQLPWHISGDLQHFKALTTAETNEYADSGFNGIVIMGRKTFESMGSKPLPKRVNFVVTTQLDYAEQHGLSDREDVHVVHNLDDALTHAANLAHGLKFDTIWIIGGEKVFKNALMFTDRIELTLVDTSIENGEAFYPEIPSDFEKVAESAPVTDEKSGLSYRFVTYQKKA